The proteins below come from a single Elusimicrobiota bacterium genomic window:
- a CDS encoding helix-turn-helix domain-containing protein, with protein MKDFAVTARTAAQIGESLRRRRKLLGWSQEELGRRSGIKQKNLSAIENGAEGVRLGTIFRLLAALDLELTVHERRTSEPLDPDR; from the coding sequence ATGAAAGACTTTGCGGTCACCGCACGTACGGCTGCTCAAATCGGCGAGTCCTTGCGTCGGCGCCGGAAACTCCTCGGGTGGTCCCAGGAGGAACTGGGTCGCCGATCGGGCATCAAGCAAAAAAACCTGTCCGCCATTGAAAATGGCGCGGAAGGGGTTCGACTGGGGACGATTTTTAGGCTACTGGCCGCGTTGGATCTGGAGCTGACGGTTCACGAACGTCGCACATCCGAGCCGCTTGATCCGGACCGATGA
- a CDS encoding AAA family ATPase yields MSFSRLPLESEKELLADFRRTDHALGLFQRTESYCTSYKTAGQAIDPDESKDLFFELSRLPREMLIPHEKALINAGVVQNQAGLAIILAGLNPTGEIAAWTIPHSAQPKELVSCGIKFNPKSARQMLSEKTPERSWVWDKYLPSGGLVLLAGAPKAGKSTLAYHLIKAVIDGTPFLGFKVQKRPVLVLAVEEHREDITDRLLTLGLPNAEDLHIHCAPLRSSPVEMEGIKRFTQAHHIGLVVVDTLARFWNVREENAAAEVGAQMDPLLDLARTTGAGVLLIHHARKSEGQDGTEIRGSGDLLAAVDAGLVLKPNRGSDTQRVLVAYSRFPTPRELVVSLENGQYVVLGTTRHVRHEEQRKQVLAALVVNFQEADAIAKFADMPPGTCRTVLAELFEDGLIDRKGEGVKNKAYSYALKSENNSAQNEFLTTCGMQNLKQGISEGPASDSPAVTHPNVAAVQAVFGGAVHP; encoded by the coding sequence ATGAGTTTTTCGAGACTTCCCCTAGAATCCGAAAAAGAACTGCTGGCCGATTTCCGGCGTACAGACCACGCGTTGGGATTGTTCCAGCGTACAGAATCCTATTGCACCTCCTACAAGACGGCAGGGCAAGCGATTGATCCAGATGAATCTAAAGACCTCTTTTTCGAGCTATCCCGGTTACCGCGTGAAATGCTTATCCCGCATGAAAAGGCGCTTATTAATGCGGGGGTTGTCCAGAACCAGGCAGGGCTGGCCATTATCCTGGCCGGATTAAACCCAACCGGGGAAATTGCCGCATGGACGATTCCGCATAGCGCACAACCCAAGGAATTAGTTTCGTGCGGAATTAAATTCAACCCCAAGAGTGCCCGCCAGATGCTCTCCGAAAAGACCCCTGAACGTTCTTGGGTATGGGACAAATATCTTCCAAGCGGCGGTCTTGTTCTGCTTGCTGGAGCGCCGAAAGCTGGGAAATCCACCCTCGCTTATCACCTCATCAAAGCCGTTATTGATGGAACTCCCTTCCTCGGGTTCAAAGTCCAAAAGCGTCCTGTTCTCGTCTTAGCCGTAGAGGAACACCGGGAAGACATAACCGACAGGCTACTAACCTTGGGTTTACCCAATGCGGAAGACCTACATATCCATTGCGCCCCTTTACGTTCATCCCCAGTCGAGATGGAAGGAATAAAACGCTTTACCCAAGCCCATCATATCGGCCTCGTCGTAGTGGACACCTTGGCCCGGTTCTGGAACGTCCGGGAGGAAAACGCCGCCGCTGAGGTAGGCGCACAAATGGACCCCCTACTGGACTTGGCAAGAACTACCGGGGCTGGAGTCCTATTGATCCACCATGCCCGCAAGAGCGAGGGCCAGGACGGTACGGAAATACGCGGGTCCGGGGACCTTTTGGCTGCCGTTGATGCCGGTCTTGTCTTAAAACCAAATAGAGGCAGCGATACGCAGCGGGTCTTGGTGGCCTATTCACGTTTTCCGACCCCCCGCGAATTAGTCGTAAGCCTGGAAAATGGACAATACGTTGTCCTGGGCACAACCCGCCACGTCCGGCACGAGGAGCAAAGAAAACAGGTCTTAGCGGCCTTGGTGGTGAATTTTCAGGAAGCCGATGCCATAGCCAAGTTTGCGGATATGCCACCCGGTACATGCCGCACCGTCCTTGCAGAACTTTTTGAGGACGGCTTAATAGACCGTAAAGGCGAAGGGGTAAAAAATAAGGCGTATTCGTATGCCTTAAAATCTGAAAATAATTCCGCACAGAATGAATTTCTTACTACGTGCGGAATGCAGAATTTAAAACAAGGAATTTCGGAAGGACCCGCCTCGGACTCCCCAGCCGTCACTCACCCAAATGTAGCAGCCGTCCAAGCAGTCTTTGGCGGGGCAGTGCATCCATGA
- a CDS encoding helix-turn-helix domain-containing protein, with translation MDKRLLTVKEAAVYLALSPITLYHLVYRREIPFVKLRAKALRFDKQDLDKLVDNLKSKTVKDAEKDGTLQARQDMVAGVLP, from the coding sequence ATGGATAAACGCCTCCTAACCGTCAAAGAGGCGGCGGTGTACCTTGCCTTGAGCCCGATTACGCTATACCATTTGGTTTACCGGCGGGAAATTCCATTCGTGAAGCTGAGGGCCAAGGCGCTGCGATTCGACAAGCAGGATTTAGACAAGTTGGTTGATAACCTAAAATCAAAAACGGTGAAGGACGCGGAAAAAGATGGGACTCTACAAGCGCGGCAAGACATGGTGGCTGGCGTTCTCCCATAA
- a CDS encoding tyrosine-type recombinase/integrase: protein MRGRPVGQSDILTIEEVSRMLALPDRRTKEGTRDYAVLLVLANTPMRKGELVRLNVGNLIDEGQKHVTYQGLKKRSEKPYWLKLPIAENVYLGVKRYLQLEHGDNPPSADAPLFLTLGKHGPYDKQRLTPKAVDCLVERYVRLASIEKRITPHSFRATYLTLRAPGRDPATLMTLSGHSSLQSLLPYVRATAERRKEAALAFTFA, encoded by the coding sequence ATGAGAGGCCGACCTGTAGGACAATCCGACATACTGACCATTGAAGAAGTTTCCCGGATGCTGGCATTGCCGGATAGACGGACCAAGGAAGGGACGCGGGATTATGCCGTGCTTCTGGTCCTGGCCAACACGCCCATGCGAAAGGGTGAGCTTGTACGACTGAATGTCGGGAATCTGATCGATGAAGGGCAGAAGCATGTCACCTACCAGGGACTAAAGAAGCGGAGCGAAAAGCCGTACTGGTTAAAGCTCCCCATAGCGGAAAACGTCTACCTCGGCGTTAAGCGCTACTTGCAGCTTGAACACGGAGACAACCCGCCAAGTGCGGACGCGCCGTTATTTTTGACCCTTGGCAAGCATGGCCCTTACGACAAGCAGCGGTTGACTCCCAAGGCCGTTGATTGCCTTGTCGAGCGCTATGTCCGACTGGCCAGTATTGAAAAACGGATCACGCCGCACTCATTCAGGGCGACGTACTTAACGCTACGCGCCCCCGGACGCGATCCGGCCACGTTAATGACATTGAGCGGCCATTCGAGCCTTCAAAGCCTCTTGCCTTACGTCAGAGCCACGGCGGAGCGCCGGAAGGAAGCGGCGCTGGCGTTTACGTTCGCTTAG
- a CDS encoding CpsD/CapB family tyrosine-protein kinase, whose protein sequence is MTWLKMKFQGLVRRLFGAKVITPEEIEGVLKLPVLAVIPHLERRRSLAQSAGLIRRRLDLNGRWRSRLLINFPDHSPAAIAYDNLIHEIRPVVQKDRRKVILVVSAVAGEGGSLTCANLAIAAGRQGLKTLIIEGHMRAPRISGVFHVDLEPGLTGCLNRSLSASSCIQKFVLPFTDLLAAGRSVSYPAALWNSAAFQQLLDVVRTFYDLVLIEASPLLLFPDTAELAKKVDTILLVHQFGRSSSDRLGKAVEKIQDVKDRILGVVLNDSPS, encoded by the coding sequence ATGACGTGGCTTAAGATGAAGTTTCAGGGGCTTGTTCGACGGTTGTTCGGGGCGAAGGTCATTACGCCCGAAGAGATCGAGGGTGTCCTGAAGCTGCCGGTGCTGGCGGTGATTCCGCATCTCGAGCGCCGTCGAAGCCTGGCCCAGAGCGCGGGGCTCATCCGGCGGCGTCTGGACCTGAACGGCCGTTGGCGGTCCCGATTACTGATCAATTTCCCTGACCATTCTCCCGCCGCCATTGCTTATGACAATCTCATCCATGAAATCAGACCGGTCGTACAGAAAGACCGGCGAAAGGTCATTCTCGTTGTCAGCGCGGTCGCTGGAGAAGGGGGGTCCCTGACGTGCGCCAATCTGGCGATCGCGGCCGGCCGGCAGGGTTTAAAAACCTTAATTATTGAAGGACATATGCGGGCGCCCCGGATCAGCGGGGTGTTCCATGTGGATTTAGAGCCGGGCTTGACGGGTTGTTTGAACCGAAGCCTTTCCGCGTCCAGCTGTATTCAGAAATTTGTTTTGCCTTTTACCGATCTCCTGGCCGCCGGTCGATCGGTCTCTTATCCCGCCGCTCTCTGGAACTCCGCCGCTTTTCAGCAACTGCTGGACGTCGTGCGAACGTTTTATGACCTGGTTTTAATTGAGGCCTCGCCGCTTCTTCTTTTCCCGGATACCGCTGAACTGGCAAAAAAGGTCGACACCATTCTGCTGGTCCACCAGTTCGGGCGCAGTTCCTCCGACCGATTGGGTAAAGCGGTTGAAAAGATTCAGGACGTCAAAGACCGTATTCTGGGAGTGGTTCTGAATGATTCTCCAAGCTGA
- a CDS encoding type II toxin-antitoxin system HipA family toxin, with protein MSRSRSIRRLQVFMNTSRVGTLEREASGRLLFAYHVDWLSKPQAIPISLSLPLREERYADDRPAAFFDNLLPDTADVRRRIAETTGSPDASVFELLRIIGRDCIGALQLIPDGEPSPSQKQVSGKPISDKRIAAILQGLSVLPQGSEEEPFRISIAGAQHKTAFLKLGGRWAIPEGSTPTTHIFKPPIGKLPNGVDLTASVANEWLCLELTKALGLSVANAEMKTFQSVPSLVVERFDRRWSTDHKRLDRIVQEDLCQALGVPSGRKYESHGGPGVRTLMRFLDGSDHREKDRVTFMRTQLAYFFLGAIDGHAKNFSIHLTRTGFRLAPLYDILTVWPALRKSEIPWKQVKFAMAIGDSRHYDLRTIQSRHWFETARRCGFDTRVMQTILDDLLARIDTLRTTGPRLPKGFPSDLYEEALAGILQQAARFKTQ; from the coding sequence ATGAGCCGCTCCCGCTCGATTCGCCGCCTTCAGGTCTTTATGAACACCTCCCGCGTGGGGACCCTGGAACGGGAGGCCTCTGGCAGGCTTCTATTTGCTTACCATGTGGATTGGCTATCCAAGCCTCAGGCGATTCCTATCTCCCTCAGCCTTCCCCTGCGAGAAGAACGCTATGCGGATGATCGACCGGCAGCCTTTTTTGACAACTTACTACCGGATACCGCGGATGTTCGCCGAAGGATCGCCGAAACGACGGGATCCCCCGATGCGTCGGTGTTTGAGCTCCTGCGGATCATCGGTCGCGACTGCATCGGAGCGCTTCAGCTTATCCCTGACGGAGAACCGTCTCCTTCTCAAAAACAAGTCTCCGGGAAACCCATCAGCGACAAACGCATCGCCGCCATCCTTCAGGGCTTATCGGTGCTTCCCCAGGGCTCAGAGGAAGAGCCGTTCCGCATTTCCATTGCGGGAGCACAGCACAAAACGGCTTTTCTGAAACTCGGAGGCCGGTGGGCCATTCCGGAAGGCTCCACCCCGACGACTCATATCTTTAAACCCCCGATCGGAAAACTTCCGAATGGGGTGGATCTCACCGCGAGTGTGGCCAACGAATGGCTTTGCCTGGAGTTGACCAAAGCCTTGGGTCTCTCCGTGGCCAACGCGGAAATGAAAACCTTTCAATCTGTTCCGAGTCTCGTCGTCGAGCGCTTTGATCGGCGGTGGTCCACCGATCACAAGAGACTGGATCGCATCGTCCAAGAAGACCTCTGCCAGGCTCTGGGAGTCCCATCCGGCCGCAAGTACGAATCGCACGGAGGGCCGGGGGTCCGGACGCTGATGCGGTTCCTGGATGGGTCCGATCATCGGGAAAAAGACCGGGTGACCTTCATGCGGACCCAACTGGCTTATTTTTTCCTTGGCGCTATCGATGGTCACGCCAAAAACTTCAGTATCCACCTGACCCGGACCGGTTTTCGACTCGCGCCACTCTACGATATTCTCACCGTCTGGCCGGCTCTGCGAAAAAGCGAGATTCCCTGGAAACAAGTCAAGTTCGCCATGGCCATCGGCGATTCGCGCCATTACGACCTGCGAACCATACAGAGCCGCCACTGGTTTGAAACCGCCAGGCGCTGCGGTTTTGACACTCGAGTGATGCAAACCATTTTGGACGATCTATTGGCCCGCATCGACACGCTTCGAACGACCGGCCCGCGCCTTCCCAAAGGATTTCCTTCCGACCTTTACGAAGAAGCGCTCGCGGGCATTCTCCAGCAAGCCGCACGCTTCAAAACTCAATAA